The genomic DNA GCACTTTCGCCACATTCACCCCGGTCGGAATCGCGGGGAGGTCCCGCCCCTCCAGCCCGAAGGCGATGTTGTTGGCAATCGTGTCGCTGAAGAGGAAGGGTTCCTGCGGCACGACGGAGACGTGTTCACGCAGGACGCGCAACGGAATCACCCGCACGTCGTGCCCGTCCACCCGCACCACGCCGCTCGTGGGGTCCATGCTGCGGGTGATGAGCGCCGCGAGGGACGTCTTGCCGCTCCCGGTGGGGCCGGTAATTCCCAGGAAGGTCCCTGCGGGGATATGCAGGTTCACCCGGTCGAGCACAGTGAAGTCGCCGTAGCGCAGGCTCACGTTCTCGAAGGTCACGTCCCCGCGGACGGTGCGGATGCCCGGGTCTGTGCGGCCCCGTTCGTCGTGGACCTGGGGGCGGGCGTCGAGCAGCTCACGCAGCCGCTCCCAGGAGGAGAGCCCGCGCTGCGTCACCCCGGTGATCCACCCCACCATCAGCATGGGCCAGGCGAGGCGGTCGAGCGTGCCCACGAACTGCACGAACTTGCCCACCGTGAAGTCCGCCCCCCCCTGCGGAAACAGGATCAGCCGCCCACCGACGAGCAGGATCAGCCCGAAGGTCAGGCCGATCAGCAGGCTCATGAAGCCCCGCAGCGGCCCGTCCACCTTCGTCAGCGCGATGTTGCGCCGCAGCAGTTCCAGGTTCATCGCCCGGTAGTCGGCGATCTCGCGGTCCTCGATGGCGTAGCCCTTCACCACCCGCGCGCCGCTGAAGTTCTCCTGCGCCTTTCCGGCGATCAGGCTGTTCTGCTCCTGCACCCGGGTGTAGCGCTGGTTGATCAGCCGGGCGAGGTAATACAGCAGGCCCACGATGAACGGCAGCACGGCGATCACGATCAGGGTGAGCTGCCAGCTCAGGCCGAACAGGACGGTGAAGCTCGTCAGGAAGGCGGACACGATGTTCACGATCTGCCACGAACCGAAGCCCAGCATCTCGCGCACGGCGCTCAGGTCGCCCGTCAGGCGGTTCATGATGTCCCCGGTGCGCGAGCGGTCGTAATACGCCTTGTCGAGCGTCTGGAGGTTCATGTAGATGTCGCGGCGAATCTCATACTCCGTCTGCCGAGACGCGATGATGATCTGGCGGCGCATCAGGAGCATCAGTGCCCCGGCGGTCGCGGCAGCCAGTACGATCCCCAGCGCGTACAGCCCGACCTGCGCCAGCGCCACCCCCACGGTGTTCGGGCTCGCGTCAGTCGCCCGCGTCAGGCCGTCGATGGTGAGGCGGATGTAGTAGTACGGCAGCAGGTTGACACTGTTGGCAATCACCACGGCGATGATGCCGATGAGGTACTGCCTCCGGTGCATTCGCAGGTAGGGCCAGAGGGTACGTAGGCTGTCCAAGAGATTCACCTCGGGGGAAGAGCGGCCAAAAGACGCGTGCAATCAGGAGCGCGGCTCCGAGAGCGGTCAGTCTACGCCGCCCGGCGGAGGGAGGAATGCGCGTAATGGCGGAGTCCGCACATGGGCCGGGTTCACGTGACCTTCAGGAGAGTTCAGCCGCGCGGGGAATGACCGGCAACCCGGTGGAGCGGTCGAAAAAAGCCGCCAATGGCGAAGTCCCGCTGCTGTTGACACCCCAGGGGGGCGGTGCTACTATCCACAGCCGGAAGCAAGCGCGTCAGCGCGAAACTTCCGTGCTCAGGGGCGGGATCCCTCCGCCTTCTGCCTCAGGAACAGGTGCCACCCTAGCTCAACTGGTAGAGCACCCGACTTGTAATCGGAAGGTTGGGAGTTCGATTCTCCTGGGTGGCTCCAAGTGACGCACCACACGTCACGGCGATCCGGGGCGAGACAATCCGGGCCAGCGCAATCTGGGGCAAATCTGGGTAGGTGGCCGAGTGGTTAAAGGCGACAGACTGTAAATCTGTTCACGTAAGTGTACGGCGGTTCGAATCCGCCCCTGCCCACCACACGCGGGAATAGCTCAGTTGGTAGAGCGTCAGCTTCCCAAGCTGAATGTCGCGAGTTCGAGTCTCGTTTCCCGCTTTCCAGCCCGCTCTTGTAGCTCAGTGGTAGAGCACTCCCTTGGTAAGGGAGAGGTCGTCGGTTCAATCCCGACCAAGAGCTCCACTTCGGAAACGCGGCCCGCGACAGGTGGGCCGCGCTTTCACTTGTGTCATTATTAGCGCCGTATGCTGCTTAAGCCCGTCTCCCCCGGGAGACTTCTCTAGGAGGAATCACCATGGCCAAAGGAACGTTTGAGAGGACGAAGCCGCACGTGAACGTCGGGACGATCGGGCACGTGGACCACGGCAAGACCACCCTGACCGCCGCCATCACCTTCACGGCGGCCGCGATGGACCCCACCGTCGAGAAGCTGGCCTACGACCAGATCGACAAGGCCCCCGAGGAAAAGGCCCGCGGCATCACCATCAACACCGCGCACGTCGAATACAACACCCCCACCCGCCACTACAGCCACGTCGACTGCCCCGGCCACGCCGACTACGTCAAGAACATGATCACCGGCGCCGCCCAGATGGACGGGGCGATCCTGGTGGTCAGCAGCGCCGACGGCCCGATGCCCCAGACCCGCGAGCACATCCTGCTCGCTCGCCAGGTGGGCGTGCCCTACATCGTCGTGTTCATGAACAAGGTGGACATGGTCGACGACGAGGAGCTGCTGGAACTGGTGGAGATGGAAGTGCGCGAGCTGCTCAGCAAGTACGAGTTTCCCGGCGATGACCTGCCGGTGATCAAGGGCAGCGCCCTGCAGGCGCTGGAAGCGCTGCAGGCCAACCCCAAGACCAGCCGCGGCGAGAACCAGTGGGTCGACCGCATCTGGGAACTGCTGGACGCCATCGACAGCTACATCCCCACCCCCGAGCGCGACACCGACAAGACCTTCCTGATGCCCGTCGAGGACGTGTTCACCATCACCGGCCGCGGCACCGTGGCC from Deinococcus apachensis DSM 19763 includes the following:
- the tuf gene encoding elongation factor Tu, translated to MAKGTFERTKPHVNVGTIGHVDHGKTTLTAAITFTAAAMDPTVEKLAYDQIDKAPEEKARGITINTAHVEYNTPTRHYSHVDCPGHADYVKNMITGAAQMDGAILVVSSADGPMPQTREHILLARQVGVPYIVVFMNKVDMVDDEELLELVEMEVRELLSKYEFPGDDLPVIKGSALQALEALQANPKTSRGENQWVDRIWELLDAIDSYIPTPERDTDKTFLMPVEDVFTITGRGTVATGRVERGVVKVQDEVEIIGLRDTKKTTVTGIEMHRKLLDQGMAGDNVGVLLRGVARDDVERGQVLAKPGSIKPHTKFEASVYVLSKDEGGRHSAFFGGYRPQFYFRTTDVTGVVELAEGVEMVMPGDNVTFTVELIKPIAMEEGLRFAIREGGRTVGAGVVTKVLE
- a CDS encoding ABC transporter ATP-binding protein, producing MHRRQYLIGIIAVVIANSVNLLPYYYIRLTIDGLTRATDASPNTVGVALAQVGLYALGIVLAAATAGALMLLMRRQIIIASRQTEYEIRRDIYMNLQTLDKAYYDRSRTGDIMNRLTGDLSAVREMLGFGSWQIVNIVSAFLTSFTVLFGLSWQLTLIVIAVLPFIVGLLYYLARLINQRYTRVQEQNSLIAGKAQENFSGARVVKGYAIEDREIADYRAMNLELLRRNIALTKVDGPLRGFMSLLIGLTFGLILLVGGRLILFPQGGADFTVGKFVQFVGTLDRLAWPMLMVGWITGVTQRGLSSWERLRELLDARPQVHDERGRTDPGIRTVRGDVTFENVSLRYGDFTVLDRVNLHIPAGTFLGITGPTGSGKTSLAALITRSMDPTSGVVRVDGHDVRVIPLRVLREHVSVVPQEPFLFSDTIANNIAFGLEGRDLPAIPTGVNVAKVPAPPELPQQPDLARVHEAARLAGLAGDVEGFPQGYDTMLGERGVTLSGGQRQRTAIARAIVRNPAILILDDSLSAVDTETERRILDGLREVAKGRTVILIAHRVSSLRHADRIVVLEEGRVIEQGTHEELLAAGGHYAELERLQRLASDLDAEDEPIRDAETAADDLEHSALPQEAVK